CCTCGGCGCTCATCGTCTTAGGGGCCACAATTGGGGCTGTGTTTATCTCTTTGCCCCTGTCGGAAATAAAAGAAATCCCGAAACTGATCAAGCTGGTCCTGACCGAAAAAGATTATGACTATAACGCCTTGATTAAAAAAATCACGGAACTGGCCCATACCGCGCGGAAGGAAGGAATCCTGGCCCTTGAATCTTTAACCCAGGAAATCGACTACCGGTTCCTGGCCAACGGGATCATGATGGTTGTCGACGGCATGGACAAGGAGGCAACCAAAAGCATTATGGAGGCCGAAATCAGTTCAGTGCAGGAAAGGCATTTCCGGCGAGCCAAAATATTCGACATTGCCGGCGGCTACTGCCCGACCATGGGCATCATGGGAACCGTTATGAGCATGATCTCCGTCTTAAAAGAGCTAAATGAACCTGCCGCCCTGGGGCCGAAAATAGCCATGGCCTTTACAGCCACATTATATGGAGTGGGCTTCGCCAACGTGCTCTTTTTCCCGATCGCCGAGAAATTAAAAGCGAAGTCCCACGCCGAAATGGTTTACATGGAAATCTGCATGGAAGGCGTTTTGTCCATCCAGGCCGGAGAAAGCCCCAAGATCATCAGTGAAAAGCTGCTGGTTTTCATCAACCAGGGCAAACGCGAAGAAGAGGAAACGGAAACTAAGAAAGAGGAAGAGCAGAATGCTTAGGAAGAAAAAACACGCCGATCACATCAACATGGAAAGATGGCTGATTTCCTACGCCGACTTCATCACGCTTCTTTTTATCCTCTTCATCATTTTATACTCATTCAGCCAGATTGACATTCAAAAATACAAGCAGATGGCCGCTTCCCTCGCCGGCGAATTCGGCGGCAGCAATCCCATCATGGAGCATCAGGGACAAGGTCACAGTGAGGAAAAATCCCCGGCGGAAATAGAGAATGAAACGCTGGCCAGGCTGGCGGAAGAAATAAGGGCTTACGGCCAGCAGCGGGGAATAACCCCCAACCTCGCTTTTCGCGTCGATGAGCGCGGTCTCCATATTTCCATCACCGGAACGGTCCTGTTCAATGACGCCAGCGCCGCCCTGACGCCGCAAGCCAAGGAGTTTATCAGCATCATCTTCGAACAGCTAAAAAATTTGCCCAACCCGATACTTATTGAGGGACATACGGACAACCGCCCCATCAATACCAGGGAATTCCCCTCCAACTGGGAACTGTCGGCGGCCCGCTCCATTAACCTTGTCCGCTATCTTATCGAAGAATACAAGTTCGACCCGCGCCGTCTTTCATCGGCAGCGTACGGGGAATACCGTCCCGTCGCCCCAAACGATACTCCGGAAAACCAGGCCAAAAACCGCCGGGTGGAGATCATCATCTTGCGGACAAACCAGTCCGCAGCCACGCCGGTCAAGCAGTGACGCGCGCCAAAGCAAACCCCGGGCCGCTTCTTAACGAGCCCGGGGATCTCTTTTTTAATAACAGTTTTACGCTTGCCTGCGCGCCGGAGGCCAGTGCACGGCCAGGCCGTTTACGGCCAGCGCCGCTTCGCCTATGGCTTCCGTCACCGTAGGATGGGGGTGCACCGTGGAAACCAGTTCGTCCACAGTGGCCTCCAGCCTGATGGCCAGGGCCGCCTCGGCAATGATGTCGGTGGCCCTTGGCCCGATCACGTGAACACCCAGTATTTCGCCGTATTTTTTCCCGGCAATCACTTTCACCAGGCCTTCTCCCCCGCTGTCGATAACAGCCTTACCGTTGGCTGCCAGCGGGAATTTTCCCACTTTGTACGAAATGTTCTTGTTGGCGGCCTCTTCTTCGGTAAGACCGACTCCTGCCGCTTCCGGGCTTGTGTAGATGCAGGAAGGGACAGTGGCCGGGAAATAAGCAGGCTGGTGACCCAGGGCATGCTCAACCGCCGCCACTCCCTGGGCGGAAGCGGCATGGGCCAGCATTTGCTGCCCATTGCAGTCACCAACGGCATAAATCCCCGGAACTCCCGTGGAGAATGCACCGTCAACAAGTATTCTACCGCGCTCCACCCGGACCCCAGCTGATTCCAGGCCCAATCCCGCCGTACGCGGCCGACGGCCTACCGCCACCAGCACGTACTGGGCCGCTATTTCCTGCTCTTTACCCTGAGATTCAACCGCGGCAAGCAACCCATTATCATTTCGACCAGGTCTGACCTCCCGCAGTTTCGCTCCGGTAAAGAAAACAACCCCCCGTTTTTCGAGTTCTTTTCTCAAGCAGGCGGCAATTTCGCCGTCCATTACCGGCAGGACCTGCGGCAGCAGTTCCACGACGGTCACGCTGCTGCCCAGGGAACTGAAAAGGTCCGCAAACTCGATGCCGATAACGCCGCCTCCCACAATCACCAAGGAGGATGGAATATCCTGCAGGTTCAAGGCCTGTGTGCTGTCGATGACCCCCGGCAGCTCGGAACCCGGGAAATCCAACCTCACAGGTTCCGAGCCTGCCGCCAGGATGATTATATCGGCGTTAAGCGTCTCCGCCTTCTCGCCCTCTATTTCCACGCTGCGAGCGCCGCGCAAAACGGCTTTGCCCCTGTGGCATTTGACCCCGTTAGCCTGAAGGAGGGACCCGACACCACCGACCAGGCGGTTGACCACCGCCTGTTTGTGTTTTTGCAGTTCAGGCCAGTCAACACGCACTGCCTCCGCCTTGATCCCGTGCACAGTTCCTTCCCGTATCGCCCGGTACATCTCGGCGGTATGGAGGAGCGCTTTGGTGGGAATACAGCCTACATTCAGGCAGGTCCCGCCCAATCTTTCCTTTTCCGCCAGGTGTACTTCCGCTCCCAGCTGGGCCCCGCGAATGGCCGCCACATAACCGCCGGGACCGCCGCCTATCACCACCACTCTTTTGCTCATGTCTCAACCGGTCCTCCTCCCAGCAGCAACAGGGGATCTTCCAGCAGCCGGCGCACCCTGGCCATAAACCGCGCCGCAAGCGCCCCGTCGATCAGGCGGTGGTCAAAGGACAGGCACAAATTGGCCAGGGGTCTTATCACTACCGAACCGTCGACCGCCGCCGGGCGTTCCGCTACCCGGCACACGCCCAGGATCGCGCTTTCCGGCGGGTTGATGATCGGCGTAAAGTGATCGGCGCCGTACATCCCCAGGTTTGTAACGGTAAAGGTTCCGCCGCTTACCTCGTCGGGCAAGAGTTCACCTTTGCGCGCTTTTTCGCTCAAAACCGCTATCTCCTGCCGCAAGAGGCGAAGGGACTTCTGCTCCGCATTCTTTATCACCGGTACGATTAAACCGTTGTCCAAGGCTACCGCCACGCCGATATTTACGCCGGAGTGCCGCTTTATCCTGCCTTCCTGCAGGCTGCTGTTGACTTCACGGAACTCGGCGAGAGCGCAGGCGACACACTTGACAATGACCTCGGTATATGAATACCTGACCCCGTCCTCGCGCGACAGGCTGTCTTTCAAGCGGCCGGCTGCAGTCATATCAACTTCGACGGTCAGGTTGACATGGGGCGCGGTCTTCCAGCTCAAGCTCATCCGCTCGGCTATCGCTTTGCGCATGCCGGCCAGCGCCGTTCCCCCATCTTCTTTCTCTCCGGCGGCGGGTCCCGCGGCAGCTGCGGCCGCTCCCTGAAGAGCAGACAGGACATCATCTTTCATGATCCGCTTGTCTGAAGCTATCGCGCTCAGTTCCACGCCAAGTTCGGCCGCCATTTTGGCCGCCACGGGGGTGGCCTTCACTTCTTTGACTTTTTGCTCGCGGCAGGCCAGGACATCTCGTTCCACGATCCGGCCGTCCGGGCCGCTTCCCTTTACCCGGCTGAGATCGATGCCCAACTCGCGGGCCAGCTTTTTTGCGGCCGGGGAAGCCTTCACCCCGCTGTCCGCTCCTTTTTCGGCGGTAAATTGAACAGGTGTTTCACAGGCCGCAGCCGGATGGTCATTTTTCTCCTCTCCTGCCGGCTGCGGCAAATCCGCCGCTTTTTCGCCCGGTTCGCCGATCAGGGCAAGAGCCGCTTTCACCGGGACCGTTTCACCCTCCGGAACCAGTATTTTCAATAAAACCCCGCTGCCGGGAGCCTCGATTACGTTCGTGATTTTATCCGTCGTAATTTCCACCAGTTCCTCGCCGGCGGCAACCGTTTCTCCCTCCCGTTTATGCCATTTCACCACAGTTCCCTCAGTCATGGTCAGTCCCAGCTGGGGCATCTGCACATACACTGCCATTGCCTGGCCTCCTCTCAATTAGCATATTTCTTGGGCCGCGTTGACAATATCTTCAACACCGATTTTTACCAGCTTTTCAAGAACAGGACTGAATGGGATGGGCACATAAGGAGCTCCCAGGCGTTTTATAGGAGCGTCGAGGCAATCGAGCATCTCCTCGGCGATAATCGCGGCTATTTCCGCTCCAACACCGCCGGTCTTTACGGCCTCATGGACAATCATCACCCGCTTTGTTTTGGCTATAGACTCAAAGATTGTCTCCTTGTCAATCGGCGAGATGGTGCGAAGGTCTATGACTTCCGCTTCGATACCCGACCCCGCCAGCGATTTGGCCGCTTCCAAAACCCGGTGCAGCATCAGGGAATAAGAAATAATGGTGATGTCCTTCCCTTCTCTCACGATGCTGGCCTTTCCGATGGGTGTCAGGTGGTCACCGTCCGGAACCTCGCCCTTCATCGGAAATAATACCTTGTGTTCAAAATACAACACCGGGTTATCGTCCCGGATCGCCGACTTCAGCAGTCCTTTGGCATCCGCCGGATTTGAAGGGATTACGACTTTTAGTCCCGGAATATGAAGAAACCAGGATTCGATGCACTGGGAATGCTGCGCGGCTGCTGAGCGAATAATCCCGTCCGGGGCCCTCAAAACTACGGGTACTATTGTTTGGCCGCCGAACATATAGCGAATCTTGGCCATCTGGTTAAAAACCTCATCCATGGCCACGCCCAGGAAGTCGGCAAAATGCATATCCACAACCGGGCGCATTCCGGCCAGCGCCGCGCCGACCCCGGCGCCCACGATAGCTGTTTCCGAAATCGGCGTATCTTTAACCCTTTCAAAGCCAAAACGCTGCGGAAGTCCCTTGAACTGTCCAAAAATTCCGCCCTGCCTGGCAATGTCTTCTCCCATGATGAAGACCCTGTCATCTCGTTCCATCTCTTCACTCATAGCCTCTAGTGTGGCTTCCGAAAAGGTAATACTACGCATTGCTTACACCACCTTCAACATATAAATCTTCATACAGCTCATGCGGTTCAGGGAACGGGCTTTCGACCGCAAACTGCTCGGCTTCTCTGATCTCTGCTTCAACCTGGGCCTCGATTTGGGCAAGCTCCTTCTCTGACAGCCTTTTTTCGGCTATGACCCTCTCTTTGAGCCTTGTTATGGGATCGTTTTCCTTCATCATCCTTTGCACTTCTTCCCTGGAGCGGTACAACTCCGGATCACCGACAAAATGCCCTTTGATCCTGTAAGTCTTGGCTTCAAGCAGGGTGGGACCTCCACCTGTTCTTGCCCGTTCAACGGCCCTGGCGGCCTTTTCATAAACGTCGAACACATCGTTCCCGTCCACTATTTCGCCGGGAATCCCGTAACCGACCGACCTGTCGGCGATGTTTTCCACCGCTGTCGTTGTCCTGTAGGGTGTGGTTGAAGCCCACTGGTTGTTCTCGCAGACAAAAACGACGGGTAGTTTCCAGGCGGCGGCCATGTTCACCGCTTCATGAAAGGTCCCCCTGTTGGAAGCCCCGTCTCCAAAAAAGCATACCGCCACATCGTCCCTTCCCTGCATTTTACAGGCCAGGGCCGCTCCGGCAGCCAGGGTGTATCCTCCTCCTACCACTCCATTTGCTCCCAGCATACCCACGCTGAAATCGGCGATGTGCATCGAACCTCCTTTACCCTTGCAGTAGCCGGTCCGTTTCCCGAAGATCTCCGCCATCATTGGTTTCAACTGTGCGCCTTTGGCTATTGTATGCCCGTGTCCGCGGTGGGTGCTGGTAATGTAATCGGAGTTCCGAAGATTCTGGCACACACCTGTCGCTATCGCCTCTTCCCCGATGTAGAGATGCACAAACCCTGGAATTTCGCCTTTCAAAAACAACTCGTTTACCTTCTCCTCAAACAGGCGAATTCTCGTCATGATCAGATAAAAGTTTTTCAGGACTTCTTTTGATATTTGCTTCAAAAATAGTCACCCCGCATTTATTAATCTTCGATTTGATCAGGACCCATGCCCTCCCACTGTATAAATAATTAACACTGTTCCATAAATGAACTCCTTTCCTTCAAAAAGGCCAAAAAAAAATTAATAAAAATCAACAATACGAATACGATAAAGTCTCTAAGCCTTATCCCGTTGAAGAAAGCCCAACCCGGGGAGGTATGAGTCAGGCTTCCTTGGCCGGAAAACCGGAAGATATGTTTTTTCTTAATTTACACCCCCTCGGTTAAGATGCTTGCACAAATAATTACATGCAATTTTTGTGCCAGTTTTAATCTCCTTGCCTCTACTTAATTTTTATGTTCCGTCTGGCAGCCAGCAATTCCTGTATTGTACTATTTTTGAACAACATCAAAAAGAAGCAAGGAAAAAGAGTAAAAACGGGTTATGTGCAATTATTGAAAAATAGTTAGTTTTTCTAACACTCGATTTTATATTTGTCTATCTTAAAATACAGCGTATTGCGGGCTATTCCCAGTATTTTGGCCGACTTTGTAATATTACCCTGACAGTGTTTAAGCACTTCGATTATCGTTTGCCGTTCCGCTTCTTCCAGAGAGCAAAATTTTCTCGACTGCTGTAAATGAGCGCCGCTCCCCGATAAAATTTTGGGTAAATGGTGAGGCATAATACGATTGGTCTCCGCAAAATTTACCGCTCTTTCCAGCGCGTTTTGCAATTCCCGGATATTTCCCGGCCAGGAGTATTCCATAAGGATTTTCATGGCTTTGTCGTCCAGCACGTAATCCATGCCCCGTTCTTCCGACAGCTTCTGGAGAAAGAACCGCACCAGCAGGGGAATATCACCGCTTCTCTGGACAAGCGCAGGAAGGTGAATATTTAAAACATAGAGCCGCCAAAAAAGGTCTCGGCGAAAAGTCCCCTCCTCTATTTCCTTGTAAAGGTCCTTATTGGTCGCGGCAATAACCCTCACATCAACCGCCAGCGTCTTACTGCCGCCAACCCTGGTTATCTCTTTATCCTGCAGTACCCTCAGAAAACGAACCTGCATCTCCAGGGGCATTTCTCCAATTTCATCAAGAAAAATGGTACCGCCGGAAGCCAGTTCGAACTTGCCGGGTCTGCCTCCCTGGCGCGCGCCGGTAAAAGCTCCCTCATCATAACCGAACAGTTCGCTCTCGATCAAATCGCGGGGAATAGCCCCGCAGTTAACGGCAATAAACGGTCCCCTGGCACGTGAACTGGCATTATGGATGGCCTGGGCAAACAACTCCTTGCCCGTCCCGCTTTCCCCCGTGATTATTACCGTGGAAGAACTGCTGGCCGCTATGGCGGCAATGCGCTTTGCTTCCAAGATCTCCCTGCTGTTTCCGATAATATCGTCAAACGTATAACGCGCCTGGGCGCCGACCATCCGGTTCACCAGTTGTTTTACCTGTTTTATTTCTCGAAAAACATCAACCACGCCTTCAATCCTTCCATTTTCCCCCTTGATGGGGAAAGCGCTTTTTATAAAATGCAGGCGTCCTCTCTTTGAATTGATAATAAACTCTCGGTCCGTATAACCTTCTCCCGATTTAAGAACATCCAGAACAGGCGGATGAAAATCGACTATTTTCGTGATATGTTTTCCTAAAACCTTTTCAGAATCTACAAGCAGGATTTTTGCCGCGCTCTTGTTGAGGTAAGTGATGTAACCTTCCGCATTGACAGCAAGGATCCCTTCAGAAACCGCGTCTATAGCCGTCCGGTAATACCGTGCGGTCAGGTCATGTCCATCCTCTTTCTCCGCAAGCCGGAACTGGTTCTCTACAGAATATCCTACTACTGCCAACATACCCAAAATATGGTTCGGGACCTCTTCACAGCTGCCCAGTGCGCCCAGGACCGCCGTGGTTTTGCCCAGCGGATCGGCAAGGGGTACGGCTAAACTGCAGCAGCGCTTGAGTTCCAAACAATAATGCTCATCGGCTGAGACTAAACAGGGCGCTTCTTCCCGCAGGACCAGCCCAATCGCCGTAGTCCCCACCACCTTTTCGCTCCAGCTGGCGCCTGCCCGGAGATTGAGAGCCTGGCGAAACCTATTAAGCGTCTCTTTATCGCCCAGTGTTAATAAAATGGTCCCTTCGCCGTCAGCCAAAAAAGTGACAAAATTGAATTCCGCAGCCGCCAGATAAATGTTTTCCAAGTAAGGCTTGACTATGTTTATCAACGGCTTTTTTTCTTCCAGCCTGGCAAAGAACTCCTCGCTGTGGAGAGCCAGACTGCTTTTACCTCCCAAGGGATTTACTCCCCAAGACCTGCACCTCTGCCACGAAGCGGCAATAGCGGGTCTGACATTTTCCGGTTCCTTACCGGAATTGATAAAATTCTGCCACTCTGTAAACAAGTCACTGTTCTTTTTTAACCTGGTTAGTTGCATTGGCGTATTACCCCCTCTCACACAGCTCACATTGCGCGGTTAACTGCGGGGAAACCGCCGCCGCGCTTAAGGCAAGACAGCTCCCCTGCTGGCCGAAGAAACCAGGGCGGCATAGCGCCTGAGGTAAGAACCGGGCGCCGCTTTGTCCGCGGGCATCGACCATTTTCGCTTCCGCCTGTTGATCTCCTCGCTGTCCAGCCTGACATTTAAGGCCCGGTTTGGTATATCCACCCGGATAATGTCTCCTTCCTCAATTAGCCCCAGCGGACCTCCTTCGGCCGCTTCCGGCGATATATGGCCTATCGCCGCGCCCCTCGTAGCCCCGGAAAACCTGCCATCGGTAAGAAAAACAACATCCTTTTCCAGGCCCATCCCGCACAAGACCGCGGTTGGGCTGAGCATTTCTCTCATCCCCGGCCCGCCCTTCGGTCCTTCATACCGGATGACAATAACATCTCCCCGCCTTATTCGTTTATTCATGATTGCTGAAAAAGCCTCTTCTTCCGAATCATAAACCCTGGCCGGTCCCTCATGGCATTTCAGCCGGGCGTCGATTGCCGACTGTTTCGTTACCGCGCCGTCAGGCGCAAGGTTACCCCACAGCACGGCAATGCCGCCTTCGTTCTCATACGGATTGTCTATGGGCCTAATCACCTCCGGGTTTAACACCCTGGCCCGCGCAACCGATTGTGACAGGGTAAGGCCGCTGACGGTGATTTCATCACCCTCCATCAGCCCTGCCTCATCCAGCTGCCTGAGCACGGCCGAAACACCCCCGGCATAAAACAGGTCAAGCATCCTGTGTTCGCCTGCCGGATTTATTTTGACAATGTTTGGCACCTTCTTGCTCATTTCATCGAAGACCGCAAGGTTCAGCGGTACGCCCGCCTCATAAGCGATGGCGAGCAGGTGCAAGACAGAATTGGTTGACCCCCCGAGGGCCATATCGAGTGCAATGGCATTACGGAAAGCCCCTGGGGTCATCACATCACGGGGACATACATTTCGCCTGACCAGTTCCATTATCTGCATTCCCGCCTTTTTGGCCAGGGCAATCCGCTGCCCGTAAGGGGCAGGTACGGTCCCGTTCCCGGGAAGGGCTATCCCTAAGGCCTCGGCCAGGCAGTTCATGGTATTTGCTGTGTAAAGTCCGGCGCAGCTTCCACAGGATGGACAGGTATTTCCTTCCATCTCGTAAAGAGTTTCTTCGCTAATTCTGTCCGCAGCCAGGGAACCTACCGCTTCAAAACCGCCCTTTGTTACATCCGTATCCTGGCCTTGAAAACGTCCCGGCAGCATAGGTCCGCCCGATACGTAGACGGCGGGGACATTCAGCCTCGCCGCGGCCATCAACATGCCCGGCACAATCTTGTCACAGTTGCCAACCAGCACCATGGCGTCGAACTTATGGGCCGCCATCATCGTTTCAATGGAATCGGCAATCAGTTCCCTGCTGGCCAGGGGATATTTCATCCCGCTGTGATTCATTGTTATCCCGTCACAAACTCCGATAACGGGAAACTCGATAGGCGTGCCCCCGCCCGCCGCTACGCCGAGTTTCGCCGCCAGGACCAGCTTATCGAGGTGGTAATGACCGGGGACAATCTCACTATGGGCATTGACTACTGCCACCAGCGGCTTTGCCAAATCCTGCGGTGTATAACCCATGGCATAAAACAAAGAACGGTGGGGTGAACGGGCTGTCCCTTTAGTAACTTGCTCGCTTAGCAAAACCAAAACCTCCTCGCTTAATATTAAAAAATAATGTCAAAATATAAGGGAATATAGGTTATCAACAATAAGGCCAGAACAAGTCCCAGCATTAAGGGGACTACGGCTTTGCTTATCCTCTCGATGGGAATATTAGAAATGGTACTGGCCACGTACAGGTTAATAGCCACCGGGGGCGTGATCATCCCGATGGCCAGCCCGATCACCACCAGCAAACCGAAGTGAATGAGGTCCACCCCCAGCTGGTTTACCAGGGGTAAAAACACCGGAGTGAGAATAATCAGGGCGGAGGCTGTTTCCATGAACACGCCGGCAATAAGGATGACTATGTTTATCAGCAGAAGAATAATAAATTTGTTGGAAGACAAAGCCAGGATGTTCCTGGCAATGAGACCGGGTATCTGCCAGTTGGCCAGTATCCAGCTCAGCGCTGAAGCCGTGGCGATCAGGAACATGACCACCGACATGGTAACGGCCGACTTCGTGAAGATCCTGAAAATGTCGCGCCAGCCCATATCCCTGTAAATGAAGACGGCTACGAGCAGGGCGTAATCTACCGCTATTACCGCGGCTTCCGAGGGAGTGAAATAACCTGAAAAGATGCCGCCCAGGATAATCAGCGGAGTGAGCAGCCCCCATACCGCCTCCTTGAAAGTCCGGCCAATATGGCGAAAGGAGAAGGGCGAACCCTGCTCGTAATTGTTCCTGTAAGCCTTTGACAGCGCAATAATAATCAGCACAAGACCCATCAGGACTCCCGGAATAAAACCGTTTAAGAAGAGCCGGGCCACCGACTGGTCGGCGATGACGGCATACAGGATCATGGGAACCGACGGAGGTATGACAACCCCTATGCAGCCTCCCGCAGCAATGAGCGCGGCGGAGGTCGCCGGATTATATTTCTTTTTCTCCAGTTCCGGTATGAGGGGAGTGCCCACGGCAGCAGTTGTGGCGGCTCCCGAACCGGAAATGGCGGCAAAGAACATGGAAGCCAGAACAGCTACAACCCATAAGCCCCCTCTCAAAAACCCCAGGATGGCATCGGCAAACTGGACCAGTTTTTCCGAAACCTTGCCCTGGGCTAAAAGATCCCCTGCCAGGATAAAAAAGGGAACCGCTACGAGAGGAAAGGAATCCGTCCCGGCGAACATCCGCTGGGGAATTACCACCAGGGGAACACTCTGAGTCAGGAGAACAGTAACGGCTGTCAGTCCCATAGAGACGGCTACGGGAACACCCAAGATTAAAAAAGCCGCGAAAGAACCAAATAGAAGGGTTATCATGCCGCCACCCCCTTTTTTCCCTTATTATTTAACATTTGCGCCATTCCGCCGAGAGCGTGCAGCGCCATTACCGTCAGGCTAACGGGAATGCTCATATACACAAACTGCATGGGTATCCCCAATGCCGGCGAGATTTGAAAAACCTGGAGTTTTATCATTACCAGGCTGTAATAAGATATTACGGCAAAAAACAGCAGGGACAGAACATATATGAGCAGCGAAAAATAAAACCGGATTTTCTGGGGAAGGGCTTCGATAAAAAAATTTATGGCAATATGGTTGCCGCGCTTGTAGGCCATGGTAGCGGCAAAAAATGTGCCCCATACCAGAAAATAACGGGAAATTTCCTCGCTCCAGGCTAAAGCGGTGAAAAAGACTCTAAACACGACCTGCAGGGTTGTCGCAGTT
The sequence above is a segment of the Peptococcaceae bacterium genome. Coding sequences within it:
- a CDS encoding TRAP transporter small permease, with the protein product MAKTVSSLLVKTSDLLDRMITALVFFIITGMVTATTLQVVFRVFFTALAWSEEISRYFLVWGTFFAATMAYKRGNHIAINFFIEALPQKIRFYFSLLIYVLSLLFFAVISYYSLVMIKLQVFQISPALGIPMQFVYMSIPVSLTVMALHALGGMAQMLNNKGKKGVAA
- a CDS encoding TRAP transporter large permease, whose product is MITLLFGSFAAFLILGVPVAVSMGLTAVTVLLTQSVPLVVIPQRMFAGTDSFPLVAVPFFILAGDLLAQGKVSEKLVQFADAILGFLRGGLWVVAVLASMFFAAISGSGAATTAAVGTPLIPELEKKKYNPATSAALIAAGGCIGVVIPPSVPMILYAVIADQSVARLFLNGFIPGVLMGLVLIIIALSKAYRNNYEQGSPFSFRHIGRTFKEAVWGLLTPLIILGGIFSGYFTPSEAAVIAVDYALLVAVFIYRDMGWRDIFRIFTKSAVTMSVVMFLIATASALSWILANWQIPGLIARNILALSSNKFIILLLINIVILIAGVFMETASALIILTPVFLPLVNQLGVDLIHFGLLVVIGLAIGMITPPVAINLYVASTISNIPIERISKAVVPLMLGLVLALLLITYIPLYFDIIF